One window from the genome of Candidatus Beckwithbacteria bacterium encodes:
- a CDS encoding phenylalanine--tRNA ligase subunit alpha, which yields METKLLNLKNQALALINQTENKNDLERLKIEYLGRKGQITLILKTIPQLDQTAKAQVGRLANDVKNAVEQAISTKFKTLTNTHQTIWFDPTLPGKQPTLGHLHPITQAIEEITRIFEHIGFTRVRYPEVDWDWYVFESLNMPAGHPARDEWETIFIDTPEDNQMGKMVLTTHTSNGQVREMERVKTLPAQAGPPIRMLNLGKCYRRQQDATHTVMFHQFEGLVIDKAISISHLKGTLDYFGEQFFGRGIKSRIRPFHFQFTEPSFEVDFTCTACQGKGCRFCKSGWVEVGGAGMIHPNVLTAGKIDSRIYSGFAFGWGVERVLRLKPGINIDDIRLLYSTNLDFLNQL from the coding sequence ATGGAAACTAAGTTGCTAAATTTGAAAAACCAAGCCCTGGCTTTAATCAATCAAACAGAAAACAAAAATGACCTTGAACGGTTAAAGATTGAGTATTTGGGTCGCAAAGGGCAAATTACCCTAATCCTTAAAACTATTCCTCAGCTTGATCAAACCGCTAAAGCCCAAGTCGGCCGTCTGGCTAATGACGTCAAAAACGCCGTTGAACAAGCTATTTCTACCAAATTCAAGACTTTAACCAATACCCATCAAACCATTTGGTTCGACCCGACTCTGCCCGGAAAACAACCAACCTTAGGCCATCTTCACCCCATCACTCAAGCCATTGAAGAAATCACCCGTATCTTTGAACATATCGGTTTTACCCGCGTTCGCTATCCGGAAGTTGATTGGGACTGGTACGTTTTTGAATCCCTAAATATGCCCGCCGGCCATCCAGCCCGGGATGAATGGGAAACTATTTTTATCGACACCCCGGAAGACAACCAAATGGGCAAAATGGTTTTAACCACCCATACTTCCAACGGCCAAGTCCGGGAAATGGAAAGAGTTAAAACCCTGCCTGCGCAGGCAGGTCCACCGATTCGCATGCTTAACTTAGGCAAATGTTACCGCCGCCAGCAGGATGCTACCCATACAGTTATGTTCCACCAATTTGAAGGCCTGGTAATTGATAAAGCTATTTCTATCTCACATCTTAAGGGCACCTTGGATTATTTTGGCGAACAATTTTTCGGCCGCGGCATTAAATCCCGGATTCGGCCCTTTCATTTCCAATTTACCGAACCGTCTTTTGAAGTCGACTTTACCTGCACCGCTTGCCAAGGTAAAGGCTGCCGTTTCTGCAAATCCGGTTGGGTGGAAGTCGGCGGCGCCGGCATGATCCACCCTAATGTTTTAACGGCCGGTAAAATTGACTCCCGAATCTATTCTGGTTTTGCTTTCGGTTGGGGAGTGGAACGGGTTCTCAGGCTTAAACCGGGAATTAATATTGACGATATCCGCCTTTTATACAGCACTAATTTGGATTTTTTAAATCAATTATAA
- the rplT gene encoding 50S ribosomal protein L20, with product MRAKTGIVRRQHHKKVLKMAQGFIMARRRQYQAAKETVIHAGAYAYHGRKRTKRNFRRLWIQRINAALTGTDLNYSRFIKALKTNQIDLDRKILADLAVSDPATFKFVFTKAS from the coding sequence ATGCGTGCTAAAACCGGCATTGTCCGTCGCCAACATCACAAAAAAGTTTTAAAAATGGCCCAGGGCTTTATTATGGCCCGCCGCCGGCAATATCAAGCCGCTAAAGAAACTGTTATTCACGCCGGCGCTTATGCCTATCACGGCCGCAAACGGACAAAAAGAAACTTCCGTCGCTTGTGGATTCAAAGAATTAACGCGGCTCTGACTGGTACTGACTTAAACTACAGCCGATTTATTAAAGCTTTAAAAACGAACCAAATTGATCTTGACCGCAAGATTTTAGCTGACTTGGCTGTCTCTGATCCCGCTACTTTTAAATTTGTCTTTACCAAAGCTTCTTAA
- a CDS encoding 50S ribosomal protein L35, whose product MKKKNKIVKLKTRHSVAKRFRFTKTGKILRRCNQNRHLKANRSRKNSRRKRAPQEVFGSMAKKLVKMLGK is encoded by the coding sequence ATGAAGAAAAAAAATAAAATCGTTAAACTAAAAACCAGGCACTCCGTCGCCAAACGGTTTCGCTTTACCAAAACCGGTAAGATTTTAAGGCGCTGCAACCAAAACCGTCACTTAAAAGCCAACCGCAGCCGGAAAAACAGCCGCCGTAAACGTGCTCCTCAGGAAGTTTTCGGCAGTATGGCTAAAAAGTTAGTTAAAATGCTAGGAAAATAA
- the infC gene encoding translation initiation factor IF-3, with translation MQKFYKLNQYISAPQLRVVGPDEKQIGVMSRDEAIFKARQMGMDLILVADKANPPVARIINFNKFKYIQSQKEKEGKKKTKNTEQKEVRITPFIAQGDFQTRMKQTKKFLSEDNKVKLTVKFTGRQISRKEFGFTLLQKAAQEVVEYGTQESQPKMQGKLLWTIFSPIKGKKYEEKK, from the coding sequence ATGCAGAAGTTCTATAAACTTAACCAGTATATTAGCGCACCACAACTGCGGGTCGTCGGACCGGATGAAAAACAAATCGGCGTCATGTCCCGTGACGAAGCGATTTTCAAAGCCCGGCAAATGGGCATGGATTTAATTTTAGTCGCTGATAAGGCCAATCCTCCCGTCGCCCGGATTATCAATTTTAATAAATTTAAGTATATTCAAAGCCAAAAAGAAAAAGAAGGTAAGAAAAAAACCAAAAATACCGAGCAAAAAGAGGTTCGGATTACTCCTTTTATTGCCCAGGGCGATTTTCAAACCCGCATGAAACAAACTAAAAAATTTTTAAGCGAGGATAATAAAGTTAAATTAACCGTTAAATTTACCGGTCGCCAAATCAGCCGCAAAGAGTTTGGTTTTACACTCTTGCAAAAAGCCGCCCAAGAAGTGGTAGAATACGGTACACAAGAGTCACAACCTAAAATGCAAGGTAAACTTTTGTGGACTATTTTTAGCCCGATTAAAGGAAAAAAATATGAAGAAAAAAAATAA